In Nymphaea colorata isolate Beijing-Zhang1983 chromosome 5, ASM883128v2, whole genome shotgun sequence, one genomic interval encodes:
- the LOC116254715 gene encoding ras-related protein RABA1f-like — translation MAYRADEEYDYLFKVVLIGDSGVGKSNLLSRFTRNEFSLDSKSTIGVEFATRSIRVDDKVLKAQIWDTAGQERYRAITSAYYRGAVGALVVYDVTRHVTFENVERWLKELRDHTDANIVIMLVGNKADLRHLRAVSTEDGKSFAERESTYFMETSALESTNVENAFTDVLTQVYRVVSRKALDMGEEPVAVSLKGETINMGNKDDVSAVKKAGCCSA, via the exons atGGCGTACAGGGCGGACGAGGAGTACGACTACCTGTTCAAGGTGGTGCTAATTGGGGACTCCGGCGTTGGCAAGTCCAACCTCCTCTCCAGGTTCACCCGCAACGAATTTAGCCTCGATTCCAAGTCCACTATCGGCGTCGAGTTCGCCACCAGGAGCATCCGCGTCGACGACAAAGTCCTCAAGGCTCAGATCTGGGACACCGCAGGCCAGGAGAG ATACCGTGCAATAACAAGTGCATATTATCGTGGAGCTGTTGGTGCATTGGTTGTGTATGATGTGACCCGCCATGTTACCTTTGAGAATGTGGAGAGGTGGTTGAAGGAACTGAGAGATCACACAGATGCAAATATTGTGATAATGCTTGTAGGCAACAAGGCTGACCTTAGGCATCTGCGAGCAGTTTCAACAGAGGATGGAAAATCATTTGCCGAACGTGAGTCAACATATTTCATGGAGACATCAGCCCTCGAGTCCACCAATGTGGAGAATGCTTTCACTGATGTGCTCACACAGGTATATCGTGTGGTCAGTCGGAAAGCCCTTGATATGGGAGAGGAGCCTGTTGCTGTTTCTTTGAAGGGTGAGACAATCAATATGGGAAACAAGGATGATGTATCAGCTGTCAAGAAAGCAGGGTGCTGTTCAGCTTAA
- the LOC116255231 gene encoding G-type lectin S-receptor-like serine/threonine-protein kinase At2g19130 has translation MAQGIAASANVLQSYCLGVLLLLTSTLHAHLCISGDTLSLGRSLTGSQTITSDNGVFELGYFYLGSPSRYYIGIWYKEVPDEMRGWYGWPTETGLYKIAQQSSRSQMMADSGNLVMIHGNFYESIVWDSFGQPTTTFLPGGRLELNKATKQNMVLTSWKNMEDSSLGPSS, from the exons ATGGCGCAAGGCATAGCGGCATCTGCTAACGTGTTGCAGTCATACTGCCTTGGAGTTCTCCTTCTGCTCACCAGTACTCTACACGCCCACTTATGTATTTCAGGAGACACTCTCTCTTTGGGCCGATCCCTAACAGGAAGTCAGACTATTACCTCTGATAATGGGGTCTTTGAATTGGGTTATTTCTATCTTGGTAGTCCAAGCAGATACTATATTGGTATCTGGTATAAGGAAGTACCAGATGAGATGAGAGGGTGGTATGGGTGGCCAACGGAGACAGGCCTCTACAAGATAGCACAGCAGAGTTCAAGATCACAGATGATGGCAG ATAGTGGTAATCTTGTTATGATCCATGGGAATTTTTATGAGTCCATCGTCTGGGACAGCTTTGGTCAACCTACCACCACTTTTTTGCCTGGTGGAAGGCTGGAATTGAACAAAGCGACCAAGCAGAACATGGTGCTCACATCATGGAAGAACATGGAAGACTCCTCACTTGGGCCGTCCTcttga